In Plasmodium knowlesi strain H genome assembly, chromosome: 7, one DNA window encodes the following:
- a CDS encoding exoribonuclease II, putative — MFFFKNARRCCFYTKIYENIRIVKKVKLEGRASRPDGGGSSKYPPTEPEQSCAPGKEQTKESSPSLKDIKTDKSKQFYKNVYEKIKQKNVKLGYHGERLSDDFIDRGEAGGGAPLEEGLREASGKEVPMKRHPGFSENRSEEKVGVSDKLHERRDTTWKEKVAERLNLQRDIQSGKGKVIKGEEYLKIKNNYLKSKDVYLKVKDGHVSGYSKVGRDRQGEGSPAKWSAVLAKAPLQSRGSKFKGEKKDGGQEEKMPHQDREGDSLDGMSNRTEEGVETKGADKNERERGSLKCKSSLSPNGNHTNKQLSYLRYNDKNKLMRDSPNGKDNKENIPFDPKLEKVKNAKGECQVDAEAADKNYVDVEYEQYWDSEKIKKVLQLQKNREKIFKNKLFKGVLCVSPYDTSKCIVISEEEPFGSLKKDIFNIHGYINRNRALNDDVVYAYTARRKIKRSGDLENEEEILEASQESTISGSEKDEEKTEHFCRVVNIVERKNCPIVCTLNYLNINKSINNTFGRKGAPQLKSENLLSNPQNVKTHKREGSNMVCDPNHEELPPRKKAKKGQGENALLCAKVQPVDPRLPCFIYDGSSCILNRLVHYLKKKKINLYLLVKFKKWDTHQMNPYGSITTILGNEKNFLGVIYFFIHFYKIHFHIYERSDMSYLKSKMGVSDKVLVALANRQSSASRAQGEESYGRGEVSLGGVVHRGREPPPILQHQLKMSYLKNMQENNKRIEKYMLKSFLKNREIITNLDIFTIDPPTAKDLDDALSIEFVDSDTNASREFEYRIGVHISDVSFFVTPDSYYDRVASKMCNTIYMDLMVIHMLPSILSEEICSLNTQGEKLSFSVFFRLSSRANPYDFVKGEIGESDENAKSDNIPMNEKDVEIMKSLIKSKKKLNYDTVEDFLDEVYGNLQQSNNNIKEKEQDILVRGNLPLSSFPFVANFEAMCKKYDLSIKLGSDIFRLFLLSKMLKERSGRKSVNSKPSLLFLFNEEDTYGSCARDRGMPIQVEELEECYSEGGNTLSGNLSNHLDDDALNKGLEAFLKKKKVQSLLEEMDMENIRVEKIDYRAKSHMLIEEMMILTNFLVANKISQSKKMGILRIHENTSEEIKNNLLHIIDHKTYILIDSMINIKSSNINDILNVCEKVLGSNQLMCMQYNILKHYKEAIYIPYTEGEKKTHHFGLALNKYIHFTSPIRRYIDIIIHRILGNIVEGDEEGLNYSYEDLKKICDQCNVQKKKTDEAQIHLKNVLLNRYLVYLNEAYKTEKSLVANVPKSAAKDGDNHSLKDSSLCVLHQEERRTTPHDNTVQCITPLEGMKPSVDQPQRKERDGLTHKGNELDEYQEPIKKYFYRRNGLIYFPTEAYIQEIVITKNVKESICLNILFENYIDVDGMDDTEEDYTSKTYTYTSYMLSSCKGSNPMSSYPVEKSNSITDRLKLINEANDEIPTANHIREESAKCKLKKNAIENSKLKNAVVFYVPLLETEKSISDTLLNLTFQFISVSYEESTFVYDLSRRVLYRVGGNATAINGPLISGDLDGTAKEEESTPSSEHGMQNIATLDILNILKKINNPQFSVKYEVLKLDEKKAFEKIYDFLYIHDIFFKRVEEGTSRGNCSRGINHESFSTDEHNKGDVGLMEKPAHFDGEKSERNKASNGDARRECAEEGYTDEYERISRFQKKEILIVPGSQVWTLRLA; from the exons atgtttttttttaaaaatgctaGAAGATGTTGTTTTTACACGAAAATCTATGAAAATATAAGAATTGTGAAGAAAGTAAAGTTGGAGGGGAGGGCGTCCCGTCCTGATGGAGGGGGGAGTTCGAAGTATCCCCCAACTGAACCGGAGCAGTCGTGTGCCCCGGGGAAGGAACAGACAAAAGAGAGCAGTCCCTCCTTGAAGGACATCAAGACGGATAAAAGTAAAcagttttacaaaaatgtgtatgaaaaaataaaacagaagaaTGTTAAGTTAGGGTACCATGGGGAGCGTTTGTCAGATGATTTCATTGATAGAGGAGAGGCAGGAGGAGGTGCCCCCTTAGAGGAAGGCCTGCGGGAGGCAAGTGGAAAAGAAGTCCCCATGAAAAGGCACCCTGGGTTTAGTGAAAAccgaagtgaagaaaaagtgggCGTATCAGATAAATTGCACGAAAGGAGAGACACAacttggaaagaaaaagtagcGGAACGATTAAACCTCCAACGGGATATTCAAAGTGGGAAAGGTAAAGTTATCAAGGGGGAAGAATATctaaagataaaaaataactaTTTAAAAAGTAAGGATGTGTATTTGAAGGTTAAGGATGGGCATGTTAGTGGATACAGTAAAGTCGGTAGGGATCGGCAAGGGGAAGGCTCACCCGCAAAGTGGAGTGCAGTTTTGGCAAAAGCTCCCTTACAGTCCAGGGGATCCAAAttcaagggagaaaaaaaggacggaggacaagaagaaaaaatgcccCATCAGGATAGAGAAGGAGATTCACTGGACGGAATGTCAAACAGAACAGAAGAAGGGGTGGAAACAAAAGGCGCTGACAAAAACGAACGGGAAAGAGGAAGCCTTAAATGTAAAAGCTCTCTGAGCCCAAATGGAAATCACACAAATAAACAGCTGTCATACCTCCGctataatgataaaaataagttaATGAGAGATTCACCAAATGGGAAAGACAATAAAGAGAATATTCCTTTTGATCCCAAATTggagaaggtaaaaaatgcaaagggCGAATGCCAAGTAGATGCCGAAGCAGCTGATAAAAATTACGTCGATGTGGAATATGAACAATATTGGGATAgcgaaaagataaaaaaagttttacAGCTACAGAAAAATAgagagaaaatttttaaaaataaattattcaaaGGAGTATTATGTGTATCCCCTTATGATACGAGCAAGTGTATTGTGATTAGTGAAGAAGAACCTTTCGGTTCTTTGAAAAAGGATATTTTTAACATTCATGGATATATTAACCGTAACAGAGCACTGAACGACGATGTAGTGTATGCCTACACGGCTCGAAGAAAAATCAAGAGATCAGGAGAtttagaaaatgaagaagagatTCTCGAAGCGAGTCAAGAGAGTACCATCTCGGGAAGcgaaaaggatgaagaaaaaacggaacATTTTTGTAGAGTCGTTAACATCGTTGAACGGAAAAATTGTCCAATTGTGTGTACCTTGAATTATTTAAATATTAACAAAAGCATAAACAACACTTTTGGCAGGAAGGGAGCTCCACAGTTGAAAAGTGAAAACTTGTTGAGCAATCCTCAGAATGTAAAAACgcacaaaagggaaggaagtaatATGGTGTGTGATCCCAATCATGAAGAACTTCCACCCAGGAAGAAGGCCAAAAAAGGCCAGGGAGAAAACGCCCTCTTGTGCGCCAAGGTACAACCCGTTGACCCTAGATTACCATGCTTCATATACGATGGTTCTAGTTGCATTTTAAATAGATTAGTGCactatttgaagaaaaagaaaataaatctgTACCTCCTGGtgaagtttaaaaaatgggacaCACACCAGATGAATCCATATGGAAGTATTACTACCATTttaggaaatgaaaaaaactttttaggagtcatttatttttttattcatttttacaaaatacattttcacatttatgaGAGGAGTGATATGTCTTATTTGAAGAGCAAAATGGGGGTGAGCGACAAAGTCCTGGTAGCTTTGGCCAACCGCCAGTCTTCTGCGTCGAGAGCGCAGGGTGAGGAAAGCTatggaaggggggaagtaTCATTGGGGGGAGTAGTACATCGAGGAAGAGAACCCCCACCTATCCTCCAGCACCAGCTCAAAATGTCCTACTTGAAAAACATGcaagaaaataataagcGTATCGAAAAGTACATGTTAAAAAGCTTCCttaaaaatagagaaattATTACTAACCTGGACATATTTACCATAGACCCTCCGACTGCAAAGGATTTGGATGATGCTCTATCCATTGAATTTGTCGACAGCGACACAAATGCTTCAAGGGAATTTGAGTATAGAATAGGGGTACACATTTCTGatgtctccttttttgtaaccCCCGATTCTTACTACGATAGGGTGGCTTCCAAAATGTGCAACACAATATACATGGACCTAAT GGTCATACACATGCTCCCTTCCATTTTGAGCGAAGAAATTTGTTCTCTGAACACCCAGGGCGAGAAGCTGTCCTTTTCCGTCTTTTTCCGACTGAGCAGTCGGGCGAATCCATATGATTTCGTGAAGGGGGAAATTGGAGAGAGTgacgaaaatgcaaaaagcGACAATATCCcaatgaatgaaaaggatGTGGAAATTATGAAGAGCTTAATCAAGAGCAAGAAGAAACTAAACTATGATACGGTTGAGGATTTCCTGGATGAAGTGTACGGCAACCTTCAGCAGAGCAATAacaatataaaggaaaaggaacaagacATTTTAGTGAGGGGGAATCTTCCATTAagttccttcccctttgttGCAAATTTTGAGGCAATGTGTAAAAAGTATGACCTGAGCATAAAATTGGGAAGCGACATCTTTCGATTATTTCTGTTGTCCAAAATGCTGAAGGAGAGAAGTGGACGGAAAAGCGTCAACTCCAAGCCGtctttgttatttttattcaatGAGGAGGATACTTATGGGTCCTGTGCGCGAGATAGGGGTATGCCCATCCAAGTGGAAGAACTGGAGGAGTGTTATTCGGAGGGAGGAAACACCCTTAGTGGCAATCTTAGTAACCATCTTGACGACGATGCACTTAACAAGGGGTTGGAGGCCTTtctgaagaagaagaaagtacAATCCCTGCTGGAAGAAATGGACATGGAAAATATTCgcgtggaaaaaattgattaCAGAGCAAAAAGCCACATGCTAATAGAAGAAATGATgattttaacaaattttttagTAGCCAATAAAATTAGccaaagtaaaaaaatgggaatccTTAGGATACATGAAAACACCTCGGAGGAGATAAAGAATAATCTCCTTCACATTATTGACCATAAGACATACATCCTAATTGATTCCATGATTAACATAAAAAGTAGCAACATTAACGATATTTTAAATGTCTGCGAAAAGGTATTGGGTAGTAATCAGCTCATGTGCATGCAGTACAATATTTTGAAACATTATAAAGAAGCCATATACATCCCGTACacagaaggggaaaagaagactCATCATTTCGGCTTGGCATTGAacaaatatattcatttcaCTTCCCCTATAAGGAGATATATCGATATTATCATACACAGAATTTTAGGCAATATTGTGGAAGGCGATGAGGAGGGCTTAAATTACAGTTACGaggatttgaaaaaaatttgcgaCCAGTGcaatgttcagaaaaaaaaaacggacgAGGCTCAGATTCATTTGAAGAATGTCCTCCTTAATAGATACCTCGTATATTTGAACGAAGCGTATAAAACGGAAAAGTCACTGGTGGCGAATGTGCCTAAGTCGGCTGCAAAGGATGGGGACAATCATAGTTTGAAAGATTCATCACTGTGTGTGCTTCACCAAGAGGAGCGAAGAACAACCCCCCATGATAACACTGTACAGTGCATCACCCCCTTGGAAGGAATGAAGCCCTCAGTTGATCAGCCacagaggaaagaaagggatgGCCTTACCCATAAAGGAAATGAATTGGATGAATATCAGGAACCTATTAAGAAGTACTTCTACAGGAGGAATGGTCTTATCTACTTCCCGACAGAAGCCTATATTCAAGAAATAGTGATAACGAAAAACGTAAAGGAGAGCATTTGCCTGAATATATTATTTGAGAATTATATTGATGTGGATGGAATGGACGACACCGAGGAGGATTATACATCGAagacatacacatacacatccTACATGTTGAGCTCATGCAAGGGAAGTAACCCTATGAGTAGCTACCCCGTGGAAAAGAGCAATTCGATCACCGACCGCCTGAAGCTGATAAATGAGGCGAATGACGAAATACCCACCGCCAATCACATTAGAGAAGAAAGCGCCAAATgtaaattaaagaaaaacgcAATTGAGAATAGCAAACTGAAAAATGCAGTCGTCTTTTATGTGCCCTTGCTAGAAACAGAAAAGTCAATCAGTGACACCTTGCTGAATCTTACGTTTCAATTTATTTCTGTGTCCTATGAGGAAAGTACCTTTGTGTATGATTTATCGAGACGGGTACTGTACAGGGTGGGCGGAAATGCGACTGCCATCAATGGGCCGCTCATCAGTGGGGATCTGGATGGAACCgcaaaagaggaagagtCCACGCCATCATCTGAGCACGGGATGCAGAATATAGCAACCCTGGATATCCTTAAtatccttaaaaaaataaacaaccccCAATTTAGCGTTAAGTACGAAGTACTAAAACTGGATGAGAAAAAGGCCTTTGAGAAAATTTACGATTTTCTGTATATCCATGACATTTTCTTCAAGCGGGTTGAAGAAGGCACATCGAGAGGGAATTGCAGCCGAGGTATTAACCATGAAAGTTTTTCTACCGATGAACATAATAAAGGAGATGTTGGTCTGATGGAGAAACCTGCTCATTTCGATGGGGAAAAGAGCGAAAGGAATAAAGCATCGAATGGAGATGCGAGAAGGGAATGTGCTGAAGAAGGATATACCGATGAGTATGAAAGAATAAGCAGGTttcagaagaaggaaattttgaTTGTCCCCGGATCGCAGGTGTGGACCTTGCGCTTGGCATGA
- a CDS encoding vacuolar protein sorting-associated protein 46, putative — MGNKISTEDHIFRLKLKTKELEKLSNRSELEEKKLVTDVKKAIQAGKIDIARIYAEKCIRKKNEKINYLNLSNKLDVLVSRLEGAHRCASLVKDVSMMIPLIQKINAETNAVKIGNDVMKLENIFDEISISSDLISDTVQTSSAISAPTEEVDELISKIADEHAIKLDGQLGPVNSINKHLEEISNMSERIKNLK, encoded by the exons ATGGGTAACAAAATTTCCACGGAGGATCACATCTTTcgattaaaattaaaaacgaaGGAATTA gaaaaattatcaaacagGTCAGAActagaagagaaaaaactcGTAACCGATGTCAAGAAAGCTATACAGGCAGGGAAGATCGACATAGCAAG GATCTATGCGGAAAAAtgcattagaaaaaaaaacgagaaaaTTAACTATCTCAATTTGAGTAACAAATTGGATGTCCTTGTGTCGAGGCTCGAGGGGGCCCACAGATGCGCATCG CTAGTTAAAGATGTAAGCATGATGATCCCGCTGATACAGAAGATAAACGCGGAGACCAATGCCGTTAAAATCGGGAATGACGTGATGAAGCTGGAAAACATCTTTGACGAAATT AGCATTAGCTCGGATCTCATAAGCGACACCGTTCAAACATCCTCTGCGATCAGCGCCCCCACGGAGGAG GTTGACGAATTGATCTCGAAAATAGCAGATGAGCATGCCATAAAGCTAGACGGACAGCTGGGACCCGTAAATTCGATTAATaag catTTGGAAGAAATTTCTAACATGAGCGAAcggataaaaaatttaaaatga
- a CDS encoding Maf-like protein, putative, whose translation MSTTNGEECKLMHSSPSKKMDPTNGTCSTKEKEASKRKQSFNDFELEIDDEIITLLSSRTCNKNVTHKILKIKNLIDDQMYDYIANGQTSEISESNDESDFHESVEKEQLNLHNGYSVCQNGDESSNTKLSHDHPERKAVPSELVATYELNKEALGKRKEKDQVKGEGEMHSDGHTHLDKIKMMNLLGENTIMYNTRDDENNVLFLCYDEKNEQCDVCDKYRKNYMSNMYPSSCAHLQGGDVMTNVTNLANVTNAINATNATNATNVTNATANGTAAVNALSDYFFVLGSTSNSRKYILKQSNLDFLSVRIHINEKKIGCRKSHDPLTLTSNIAVGKGLKLLNMIKTDSALHKQIKHLSKGKKIVLLVGDEVIYCNNKIYEKPKNEEEASNFLKSYNSNKCYSYSSITLIELESEKIITGIDESIVNICDMDDSVVKKILDDSSIYFCAGALKIENTHMHKYIKVIKGNIDSIFGLSLNLLFHLVNFL comes from the coding sequence ATGAGCACCACGAACGGCGAAGAGTGCAAACTGATGCACAGCTCCCCAAGCAAGAAGATGGATCCAACCAATGGCACATGCTCAACCaaagagaaagaagcaaGCAAAAGAAAGCAGTCATTCAACGACTTCGAACTTGAGATCGATGATGAAATTATCACCCTCTTGTCTTCTCGCACATGcaataaaaatgttacacaTAAAATtctcaaaattaaaaatttaatagaTGATCAGATGTATGACTACATCGCAAATGGTCAGACATCCGAGATAAGTGAATCCAATGATGAGAGTGACTTCCACGAAAGTGTGGAGAAAGAACAGTTAAATTTACACAATGGTTATTCGGTTTGTCAAAATGGGGATGAATCTTCAAACACCAAGCTTTCTCACGATCACCCAGAAAGGAAGGCAGTACCATCTGAACTGGTGGCCACATATGAGCTTAACAAAGAGGCActaggaaagaggaaggagaaagatcaagttaagggggaaggagagaTGCATTCGGATGGGCACACTCACcttgacaaaataaaaatgatgaacttGCTAGGCGAAAACACAATTATGTATAACACAAGGGATGATGAGAACAACGTCCTCTTCCTTTGCTACGATGAAAAGAACGAACAGTGCGATGTGTGCGATAAGTACAGGAAGAATTACATGTCCAATATGTATCCGTCGAGCTGTGCTCACCTGCAGGGTGGAGACGTGATGACAAACGTGACAAATCTGGCAAACGTTACAAATGCGATAAATGCGACAAATGCGACAAATGCGACAAACGTGACCAACGCAACTGCCAACGGGACTGCCGCGGTGAATGCACTGAGCGACTACTTCTTCGTACTAGGGTCGACTTCCAACTCAAGGAAATACATACTGAAACAGAGCAACCTCGACTTCCTCTCAGTGCGCATACACatcaatgagaaaaaaatcgGGTGCAGGAAAAGCCACGATCCGCTCACCCTAACTTCCAACATAGCAGTGGGAAAGGGATTGAAGCTACTAAATATGATTAAGACAGACAGTGCACTACACAAACAAATTAAACACCTCagtaaaggtaaaaaaattgtgctaTTGGTTGGAGATGAAGTCATATACTGCaacaataaaatatatgaaaaacccaaaaatgaagaggaagctTCTAACTTCCTTAAATCCTACAACAGCAACAAATGCTACAGTTACAGTAGCATTACCCTAATCGAACTAGAATCAGAGAAAATTATCACAGGAATTGATGAATCTATTGTTAACATATGTGACATGGACGATTCAGTGGTGAAGAAAATCCTTGATGACTCTTCTATATATTTCTGCGCAGGGGCATTGAAAATTGAAAACACTCACATGCACAAGTATATAAAAGTTATCAAAGGGAATATTGATAGCATCTTCGGTTTGTCACTAAATCTTCTCTTCCACCTTGTGAACTTTCTGTGA
- a CDS encoding dynein intermediate light chain, putative → MKRESKNSSNTSVSILKKSNTTKVGGLRASAKFRDTYKEKWSGKSAKDNGITSRKSSVNLMKVAASGKMNEEESGGGLKKKIDDEKKKIEKNYVNGKYNPGKGKNQSRGYDEKKNVEHEEGARSAQLSGEEEVVKMEHNDGGEEEGSREISITRGLSEFNQAPENEGVSPGRDNVAVENGQSGKGVFEGADDATAENEDADVGSCPLNHNSADELREKYGQNGSRGEEECELKNGEKDESGIEDTNEEISYDENAASSVSAVSSVASVASTDALEEGQADEAKHMDEDAGHEKKGIYQNILKKLNLEKNEELESSHIIILGNKDVGKSSLVKSLQEISLQGDKNDGEVLYESGGGVLPLDYACLNVKNLEENKKATEVKGSSHVWILQHSSYVNSLIKNLKKFKDIKKVVILICTDLYKPYDIMSDINQWIDVLYVIFEKLHSDCNIELLRELKENLQNYVYNYKRDSLEKKKQERKSQVGGNPRNGTIGGNSQFLMEDLTGEDQINLRINSANTEENTFNVDREGLIKINMSFPILFVICKSDGYEILNNRTYQGYIDVIIAYLRNLAVNYQASIIFCNTTNKKEPKNVKLLYRYIMHRIYNFPFSDNAILDDYERVFVPSGYDDEELINQSIQNTFVENFNKPYDSIIVKPITNKSIVEHSHNIVADCYFNDFLANLAPQMESNGASGADEDGDDNNGDGRENDGDGVSHDATHNSVNYTDAGGDKIKIDVTLNGGTATIGNGSNKENGASKEQNDKSLHSFFQSLLAKGRSKSPSAPSITPQALDKKKKNVNPE, encoded by the coding sequence TGGAAAGAGCGCAAAGGACAATGGCATCACGTCCAGAAAGAGCAGCGTCAATCTTATGAAGGTTGCTGCAAGTGGgaaaatgaatgaagaagaaagtggagggggattaaaaaagaaaatcgacgatgagaagaaaaaaatagaaaaaaattatgtcaATGGGAAGTATAACccggggaagggaaagaaccAAAGCAGGGgatatgatgaaaaaaaaaatgttgaacaTGAGGAAGGGGCGAGGAGTGCTCAACTTAGtggagaagaggaagtggTTAAAATGGAACATAACGacggaggagaagaagaaggaagtaggGAAATTAGTATAACAAGGGGCTTATCAGAATTTAACCAAGCACCAGAGAATGAGGGAGTATCCCCAGGAAGGGACAACGTGGCGGTTGAGAATGGACAATCTGGGAAGGGAGTGTTCGAAGGTGCAGATGACGCCACAGCGGAAAATGAAGATGCAGACGTTGGTTCGTGTCCTTTGAACCATAACTCTGCTGACGAACTGAGGGAGAAATACGGCCAGAATGGCAgcaggggggaggaagagtgtgaactgaaaaatggggaaaaagacGAAAGTGGAATCGAGGATACGAATGAGGAAATCTCATACGATGAAAATGCGGCTTCTTCCGTTTCTGCGGTTTCATCTGTAGCGTCTGTTGCTTCGACAGATGCTCTAGAGGAGGGCCAGGCGGACGAGGCCAAGCATATGGACGAGGATGCAGGGCACGagaaaaaaggcatataCCAAAACATcctaaaaaaattaaacctGGAGAAAAACGAAGAATTGGAGAGTAGCCATATCATAATCCTCGGTAATAAGGACGTGGGGAAATCCTCATTAGTGAAATCGCTACAAGAAATTTCACTGCAAGGAGATAAGAACGATGGAGAAGTGCTATACGAAAGTGGGGGTGGAGTTCTTCCACTAGATTACGCATgtttaaatgtaaaaaacttagaagaaaataaaaaagcaaCTGAAGTGAAAGGGAGTAGCCACGTGTGGATCTTGCAGCATTCTTCATATGTAAACtcgttaattaaaaatttaaaaaaatttaaagacaTTAAAAAGGTAGTCATTTTGATATGCACAGATCTGTACAAGCCTTATGACATCATGTCTGACATAAACCAATGGATTGATGTGTTGTATGTTATTTTTGAGAAGCTGCATTCTGATTGCAATATAGAGCTGCTCCGTGAGCTGAAGGAGAACTTACAAAATTATGTGTACAACTATAAAAGAGACTCattggagaagaaaaagcagGAGAGAAAATCCCAAGTTGGAGGTAACCCACGAAATGGCACCATTGGGGGGAACTCACAATTCCTCATGGAAGACTTAACCGGTGAAGATCAAATCAATTTGCGCATTAACAGCGCCAACACTGAGGAAAATACATTTAACGTAGATCGAGAAGGACTCATCAAAATCAACATGTCATTTCCAATTCTATTTGTCATCTGCAAATCGGACGGGTACGAAATTTTAAACAATAGAACATATCAAGGGTATATCGATGTCATTATTGCTTATTTAAGAAACCTAGCGGTGAATTATCAGGCATCTATTATTTTCTGTAATACTACAAATAAGAAGGAACccaaaaatgtgaaactTCTGTACAGGTATATTATGCACCGTATCTACAATTTCCCCTTTAGTGATAACGCCATTTTGGACGATTACGAAAGAGTATTTGTGCCATCAGGCTATGATGACGAGGAGTTAATAAATCAGTCCATACAAAATACGTTcgtggaaaattttaataaacCCTACGACTCGATTATCGTGAAGCCCATAACAAATAAGAGCATAGTGGAGCACAGCCATAATATTGTTGCTGATTGTTATTTCAATGATTTTTTGGCAAACCTAGCCCCACAGATGGAGTCTAACGGAGCGAGCGGTGCCGATGAGGACGGCGATGATAATAATGGCGACGGGCGTGAGAACGATGGTGATGGAGTTAGCCATGATGCTACACATAACAGTGTTAATTACACTGACGCTGgtggggacaaaataaaaattgatgtCACCCTCAACGGAGGAACCGCAACTATAGGCAACGGAAGTAACAAGGAAAATGGCGCAAGTaaggaacaaaatgataaatcTTTACACAGCTTTTTTCAAAGCCTTTTAGCAAAGGGTAGATCCAAGTCGCCCAGCGCACCTAGCATAACACCGCAGGCGctggacaagaaaaaaaaaaacgtgaacCCGGAGTGA